One Silene latifolia isolate original U9 population chromosome 4, ASM4854445v1, whole genome shotgun sequence DNA segment encodes these proteins:
- the LOC141653466 gene encoding uncharacterized protein LOC141653466: MINHQPGSFPLTHDNHNNSHFCVERKVVVPNFHDEKLVGILHETGSKELVIVCHGIKSSKERIPMVSLADALGKIGISAFRFDFAGSGESDGSFRYGNYRREVEDLRAVVQHFRGTHYAINTIIGHSKGGNVVLLYASKYHDVSRVVNISGRFDLTKGMEGRLGKNFLDEIKKDGYIDVYSKKGNFQYRVTEENLMDRLSTDIQAACRLIRENCRVLTVHGSMDPIVSFKDASGFDTVIARHSLRIIQGADHEFTLHQDVLVSVVLDFVKGNEHRGDDMTKQSLSSGNSKL; this comes from the exons ATGATTAATCATCAACCCGGTAGCTTCCCCTTAACCCATGACAACCACAATAATTCCCACT TTTGTGTAGAAAGGAAGGTTGTGGTGCCCAATTTTCATGACGAAAAGCTTGTTGGTATATTACACGAGACAGGCTCCAAGGAACTTGTAATTGTATGCCATGGAATTAAATCATCCAAG GAGCGAATTCCTATGGTGAGTCTTGCAGATGCACTAGGAAAGATTGGTATTAGTGCCTTCCGCTTTGACTTTGCGGGGAGTGG GGAAAGTGACGGTTCATTTAGATATGGCAATTATCGTAGAGAAGTTGAAGACTTGCGTGCTGTTGTTCAGCACTTTCGTGGAACTCACTATGCTATAAACACCATCATTGGGCATAGCAAAG GAGGGAATGTGGTGCTACTTTATGCTTCTAAATATCATGATGTTTCTAGAGTTGTTAATATTTCCGGTCGATTTGATCTGACGAAAGGCATGGAAGGTCGCTTGGGAAAGAACTTTTTGGATGAGATCAAGAAAGACGGATATATTGATGTCTATAGTAAAAAGG GTAATTTTCAGTATCGTGTTACTGAGGAGAACTTAATGGATCGGCTTTCCACTGATATCCAAGCAGCATGTCGCTTGATACGTGAGAACTGCAG GGTTCTAACTGTCCATGGGTCCATGGATCCAATTGTGTCGTTCAAAGACGCCTCGGGGTTTGATACAGTAATTGCCCGTCATTCCCTTCGAATAATACAAGGGGCTGATCACGAGTTCACATTGCATCAAGATGTGTTGGTGTCAGTAGTCCTCGATTTTGTTAAAGGAAATGAGCACCGAGGTGATGACATGACGAAGCAATCACTATCTTCTGGCAATTCGAAGCTCTGA
- the LOC141653465 gene encoding protein OPI10 homolog codes for MFGVVFPNRSFPLDISTFSQIDTFHWVLDMNHFVGEAYDEIKEMCIFLLNNFTLPPDKALAVYVQSPGSAFVYCGAVTVARPSAVLSLLWPEPGSQGQFQLTANGIHLSAKIGVSVEDLASLPSLDIAAGKKIEHTALKVGENLFNFMQSFCGVDGSKLIVPMDILDRWFKKFQERAKRDPDYLKGFTL; via the exons ATGTTTGGAGTAGTGTTTCCCAACCGCAGTTTCCCACTCGACATCTCCACCTTCTCCCAAATCGACACCTTCCATTGGGTTCTCGACATGAACCATTTTGTAG GAGAAGCATATGATGAAATAAAAGAAATGTGCATATTTTTGTTGAACAACTTCACCCTCCCACCCGATAAAGCACTTGCAGTCTACGTCCAATCTCCTGGTTCAGCCTTTGTGTACTGTGGCGCTGTCACTGTAGCCCGCCCATCTGCAGTTCTGTCCCTTCTATGGCCCGAACCTGGTAGTCAAGGGCAGTTCCAGCTTACAGCTAATGGGATCCACCTCTCTGCAAAGATTGGTGTTTCAGTTGAGGACTTGGCGAGCCTCCCGAGTCTTGATATTGCTGCTGGGAAGAAAATCGAGCACACAGCCCTCAAAGTTGGTGAGAACCTTTTCAATTTCATGCAGTCTTTCTGTGGTGTTGATGGGAGCAAATTGATTGTACCCATGGATATATTGGATAGGTGGTTCAAAAAGTTCCAGGAGCGTGCTAAGCGTGATCCTGATTACTTGAAAGGTTTTACCTTGTAG